From a single Osmerus eperlanus chromosome 8, fOsmEpe2.1, whole genome shotgun sequence genomic region:
- the spint1b gene encoding kunitz-type protease inhibitor 1b isoform X2: protein MTGLSIGFVLGSTLLFSAVFQVNAQAVTNGAACNKKFKTGTETFVLDTQDAVNAGATFISSPTVTNADDCVNACCKIPQCNLALIENGQETGSVKTCFLFNCLYRNEYVCRFVNNVGFTNYIPETVYEQHLGGHGSEKESPIANAGLDIVVQPNDWVSLNGVESKAKGDKVISKFEWSLQEGDASVVIHKTGLADQVQLSDLKPGVYEFQLKVTDSKGLSDTAQVTVLVLTPEQSDHQCLVPKKVGPCRGSFPRWHYNAASEECEEFTYGGCRGNHNNYISEPECTVACKGVKDTTGRIGPLPTEVEVCGVPCKPWQFVCNSGCCLSKALECDAVAHCTDGSDEASCYRLNETFSRLLNVDVDHKKVRCTEPPKTGPCRASHTRWYYDPLNRKCYRFTFGGCEGNDNNFEQEDTCSSTCDGVTDKHVFARGMFDYQADEGTESASIAIAILLALAILAVLAVLGYCFLKKRKDRTQHQPVTTHVPFEDRDTMVYNSTTKPV, encoded by the exons ATGACAGGTTTGTCTATTGGATTTGTTTTGGGATCCACTTTGTTGTTCAGTGCAGTTTTCCAAGTAAACGCACAAGCTGTCACGAATGGCGCAGCCTGCAATAAGAAATTCAAGACAGGCACAGAAACATTTGTACTAGATACACAAGACGCTGTTAATGCAGGAGCCACATTCATCTCGTCCCCAACTGTTACTAATGCCGACGATTGCGTGAACGCGTGTTGTAAAATCCCCCAATGTAATTTGGCATTAATTGAAAATGGACAGGAGACGGGGTCGGTTAAGACCTGCTTCCTATTCAATTGTCTATACCGGAATGAATACGTATGCAGGTTTGTGAACAACGTTGGATTTACAAATTATATTCCGGAGACAGTTTATGAACAACACCTTGGAGGACATGGCTCTG AGAAGGAATCCCCCATTGCCAACGCCGGCCTGGATATTGTGGTCCAGCCCAACGATTGGGTGTCACTCAATGGGGTAGAGAGTAAAGCCAAGGGTGACAAGGTGATCTCCAAGTTCGAATGGAGCCTTCAGGAAGGGGATGCTTCTGTGGTTATACAT AAAACCGGCCTGGCTGATCAAGTACAGCTGTCTGACCTTAAGCCGGGTGTGTATGAGTTCCAACTGAAAGTCACCGACTCCAAAGGCCTATCTGACACAGCCCAGGTCACCGTCCTCGTCCTCACTCCTGAACAGTCTGATC ATCAATGTCTGGTCCCCAAAAAGGTTGGGCCCTGCCGGGGCTCCTTCCCCCGCTGGCACTACAACGCTGCGTCCGAGGAGTGTGAGGAGTTCACCTACGGAGGCTGCAGGGGAAACCACAACAACTACATCAGTGAGCCGGAATGCACCGTAGCCTGCAAGGGTGTGAAAG ATACCACAGGAAGAATTGGTCCCCTTCCAACAGAAG TTGAGGTGTGTGGAGTCCCCTGTAAGCCTTGGCAGTTTGTTTGTAACAGCGGCTGCTGTCTGAGTAAAGCCCTAGAATGTGACGCTGTGGCACATTGCACAGATGGTTCGGACGAGGCGTCCTGTTACAGAC TCAATGAAACCTTCTCTCGTCTTTTGAACGTTGATGTGGATCACAAAAAAG TACGTTGCACTGAACCCCCCAAGACAGGCCCTTGCCGTGCTAGCCACACCCGCTGGTACTATGACCCCCTCAACAGAAAATGCTATCGCTTCACGTTTGGTGGTTGCGAGGGCAATGACAACAACTTTGAGCAGGAGGACACCTGTTCCTCTACCTGCGATGGCGTGACTG ACAAACATGTGTTTGCTAGGGGAATGTTTGACTACCAAGCAGATGAAGGAACTGAATCAG CCTCTATCGCTATAGCAATTTTGCTAGCACTAGCCATTTTGGCTGTGCTGGCCGTCTTGGGCTACTGCTTTCTTAAGAAAAGGAAGGACCGGACACAGCACCAGCCAGTGACGACCCACGTCCCCTTTGAGGACAGAGACACTATGGTCTACAACAGTACCACCAAGCCTGTCTGA
- the spint1b gene encoding kunitz-type protease inhibitor 1b isoform X1, translating to MTGLSIGFVLGSTLLFSAVFQVNAQAVTNGAACNKKFKTGTETFVLDTQDAVNAGATFISSPTVTNADDCVNACCKIPQCNLALIENGQETGSVKTCFLFNCLYRNEYVCRFVNNVGFTNYIPETVYEQHLGGHGSEKESPIANAGLDIVVQPNDWVSLNGVESKAKGDKVISKFEWSLQEGDASVVIHKTGLADQVQLSDLKPGVYEFQLKVTDSKGLSDTAQVTVLVLTPEQSDHQCLVPKKVGPCRGSFPRWHYNAASEECEEFTYGGCRGNHNNYISEPECTVACKGVKVDTTGRIGPLPTEVEVCGVPCKPWQFVCNSGCCLSKALECDAVAHCTDGSDEASCYRLNETFSRLLNVDVDHKKVRCTEPPKTGPCRASHTRWYYDPLNRKCYRFTFGGCEGNDNNFEQEDTCSSTCDGVTDKHVFARGMFDYQADEGTESASIAIAILLALAILAVLAVLGYCFLKKRKDRTQHQPVTTHVPFEDRDTMVYNSTTKPV from the exons ATGACAGGTTTGTCTATTGGATTTGTTTTGGGATCCACTTTGTTGTTCAGTGCAGTTTTCCAAGTAAACGCACAAGCTGTCACGAATGGCGCAGCCTGCAATAAGAAATTCAAGACAGGCACAGAAACATTTGTACTAGATACACAAGACGCTGTTAATGCAGGAGCCACATTCATCTCGTCCCCAACTGTTACTAATGCCGACGATTGCGTGAACGCGTGTTGTAAAATCCCCCAATGTAATTTGGCATTAATTGAAAATGGACAGGAGACGGGGTCGGTTAAGACCTGCTTCCTATTCAATTGTCTATACCGGAATGAATACGTATGCAGGTTTGTGAACAACGTTGGATTTACAAATTATATTCCGGAGACAGTTTATGAACAACACCTTGGAGGACATGGCTCTG AGAAGGAATCCCCCATTGCCAACGCCGGCCTGGATATTGTGGTCCAGCCCAACGATTGGGTGTCACTCAATGGGGTAGAGAGTAAAGCCAAGGGTGACAAGGTGATCTCCAAGTTCGAATGGAGCCTTCAGGAAGGGGATGCTTCTGTGGTTATACAT AAAACCGGCCTGGCTGATCAAGTACAGCTGTCTGACCTTAAGCCGGGTGTGTATGAGTTCCAACTGAAAGTCACCGACTCCAAAGGCCTATCTGACACAGCCCAGGTCACCGTCCTCGTCCTCACTCCTGAACAGTCTGATC ATCAATGTCTGGTCCCCAAAAAGGTTGGGCCCTGCCGGGGCTCCTTCCCCCGCTGGCACTACAACGCTGCGTCCGAGGAGTGTGAGGAGTTCACCTACGGAGGCTGCAGGGGAAACCACAACAACTACATCAGTGAGCCGGAATGCACCGTAGCCTGCAAGGGTGTGAAAG TAGATACCACAGGAAGAATTGGTCCCCTTCCAACAGAAG TTGAGGTGTGTGGAGTCCCCTGTAAGCCTTGGCAGTTTGTTTGTAACAGCGGCTGCTGTCTGAGTAAAGCCCTAGAATGTGACGCTGTGGCACATTGCACAGATGGTTCGGACGAGGCGTCCTGTTACAGAC TCAATGAAACCTTCTCTCGTCTTTTGAACGTTGATGTGGATCACAAAAAAG TACGTTGCACTGAACCCCCCAAGACAGGCCCTTGCCGTGCTAGCCACACCCGCTGGTACTATGACCCCCTCAACAGAAAATGCTATCGCTTCACGTTTGGTGGTTGCGAGGGCAATGACAACAACTTTGAGCAGGAGGACACCTGTTCCTCTACCTGCGATGGCGTGACTG ACAAACATGTGTTTGCTAGGGGAATGTTTGACTACCAAGCAGATGAAGGAACTGAATCAG CCTCTATCGCTATAGCAATTTTGCTAGCACTAGCCATTTTGGCTGTGCTGGCCGTCTTGGGCTACTGCTTTCTTAAGAAAAGGAAGGACCGGACACAGCACCAGCCAGTGACGACCCACGTCCCCTTTGAGGACAGAGACACTATGGTCTACAACAGTACCACCAAGCCTGTCTGA
- the LOC134025426 gene encoding protein phosphatase 1 regulatory subunit 14B-like: MATQSGPQGRVLFQTPEEKEEEEPSQRRLGKLTVKYNRKDLQRRLDIEEWIDGQLHLLFDCEEEDIPELEIDIDELLDLSNSEQRLKLHELLQECGKPREDFINGLLYRIKGLRKMSGPLRK; the protein is encoded by the exons ATGGCAACACAATCCGGTCCTCAAGGCAGGGTCTTGTTCCAAACgccggaggagaaggaagaagaggagccTTCCCAGCGGAGGCTGGGAAAACTCACCGTCAAATACAACCGCAAAGACCTGCAGCGGAGACTGGACATCGAGGAGTGGATCGATGGGCAACTCCATCTCCTGTTTGACTGTGAG GAAGAGGACATACCAGAGTTGGAGATTGACATTGACGAATTGCTAGACCTTTCAAACTCAGAACAGAGATTAAAACTACAT GAACTGCTTCAAGAGTGTGGCAAACCCAGAGAG GATTTTATCAATGGCTTGCTGTATCGGATAAAGGGCCTACGCAAGATGTCAGGACCTCTGAGGAAATAA